Part of the Falco rusticolus isolate bFalRus1 chromosome 2, bFalRus1.pri, whole genome shotgun sequence genome is shown below.
TAGTCCCCCATTGGGTAGAAACTTGTCAGGCTTGATGGGCAGGCACTGTAGTCAGAGCAGgtttcaaagcaaataaatagcAGGTCCTTCTAGCCGGTCAGAAATGGATTTCCACCTGTCTGAACCTTAAACTGCAggaagctgctttaaaaaaaacccaactcatCATATGAGGAAACTACTGGAGAAAATATTCCTTCTTATAgtttatatttcttttgtgaaaaagTGGTTTGAGAAGACTTCCTAGGCCACCTTGCTTGAGCTGTCTTTTTTCAGAAGAAGCATGGCTTGCTGTGTGCTACAAATCACTGGTCTAATATTTGGAGGTGTCGGCATGGTTGGGACTTTGGCAGCCACAGTTATGCCACAGTGGAGAGTTTCTGCCTACATTGATGGCAACATCGTGGTGTTTGAGACCATCTGGGAAGGACTGTGGATGGACTGCATCAGTCAGCTGGGCATCAGGCTGCAGTGCAAATTCTATGACTCTGTCCTGGCTCTCCCCCCACCCTTGGAGGTGTTCAGAGCCCTCATGTGCATTGCAGTGGTCCTGTCAATCATTTCCTTTTTGATGGCCATTGTTGGTGTGAAGTACACTCACAGGACCAAGGAGGATCCCCGGGGCATCAGTATCTTCATACTGGCAGCTGGAGTTACCTTTCTCCTGACAGGTATCCTTGTTCTGATCCCCGTGTCCTGGACTGGAGGTAGCATCATTCGTGACTTCTATGATCCGGAAGTCCCTATGCCACTGAAGCGAGAACTAGGAGCTGCTCTCTATGTGGGCTGGGTGAGCACTGTACTTCTCATTGCTGCAGGAGCAATGTACTGTAGCTTCTGGTGCTGGGCTGGTACATCCTCAAAATCCAGGTATCCATCGCTTTCCCGACAGAGACTGCACAAACCTGACTTGGCAGGAGGGCCATCCCTAAGTGTGCATGCCTATGTGTAGTTGCTACATGTGATCTTTCTGCTTAGCATGTCAACATGTACTGATTGACTTCAATGTCAATTAAACTCTTAGTCTGTAATGGAGGAGcaattttgttcatttgctATTTACTATTGACATACATATCTGCTCTCTAACACGCTTACAGGAAATGTGATTACATGGGCATTATATttgagcagagaagaaaaatgtcactgttcTGTGGGAATGAAGAATGGCAtgggaacagcagcagtcaGGAGTCTCAGAGAAGATGAACAGAATATGGTCGGGCTGGTAGGAAGGCAGCTAAACTGATGTTCTGCAAAGGGAGCAGTGCATTTTACTCTACAGTAAAGTCTCCATAAGGACTGCTCTAGGACAGTGGTGCGAAGCATGGAATTTCCAGCATGGCTGAAGAAGCTGATGAATGAACGGAGAAACCACCAGCAATCTAACCTCCAATACTGGCACACAAATGTTCTTGCTATCACATCAGAGGCCTCTGATTGAATATGGATTCCATTGATGTTTGTTAATCACTTTGCCATGAATGTATTAGTTTTTCATTGCTTGCTACCTCTTGCCTTTTATGGCTTCTCCTGTTCAATAGGTAGCACCTACTCTTCTACAAAATTCAGAACAGACCATCTGTCTTTGTGCACTTTAGAGCACTGTGCTAATGTAATGTAGAATTAAACAGGCCAGGCAATGTAAATGTGTAATCCCTACTTGCCCATTGGAGGATCAAGGCTTCCTGCCTACATCTTCCATCGCACCCACAAAAGCCAAGCCCTGATGTTGTTCTGactggtttggtttgtgttctCAAGACTTATTTGGAAATGTAGACAGAGcagcctgtctgtctgtccacTGTGCAGAATTCAACAGTATTTGCATACTTCCTTACACAGCTGAAAACTTGGAACCTGCTTTTGACAATGTCCATGTCACAACATTGATAAGTGACCAAAGAAGATCCAGTTCAAAACATGTTTCTGGCTCTTTACACAGTAGTAATGAGTAGTACCATTTCATGGATAATTTAATGACACAGATATTCAGTTTGATCCTTTTCTGTGACtgggatttgaaaaaaaatggagtgtAATGACTTTTCGAGTTGAGCGGAGCAATGCCTCTATATATTCTTTTGACTGTTCAGTTTGAAGCAGAACACGGAAAGCCGCATTTAATGAAACAAGCCTTTTATTAACTTGACTTCAGACAAACCTAAATGAAACAGTGCTGTTGAACACAGATATTCATTACATATATTAACTAATGTGCATTTACATTTAAGACAACCAGCTCAGATCTTTTAGTGGGAATTCTCTAGTCACCAGAAAACAGGCTTGATGTATCCCACTCATCAACTGAGCAGTCAAATCAACACTTATTAATTCCAGATGAGCCTTCAAGAGAACATTTGTAAGTAGGTTTTCTAGtactaaaactttttttttgtgttgtcttATAGCTGCTGATGTCTGTCACAGCAGCTGTCATTGGGTCAGACAGCGCATTTCAGTGGAGTCATTCTGTTGACTTTGGTAATAATTTATACTACCCTGAGGACCTCCAcctattattttattgtatttatgtCCTAAAGtacatattttgtttaataagGAACTATTTGGTGAGTAAGCCAGAACTGCACATTTTTGATTCATTTAGATATGCCATTTATGATGAGCAAAGCAGAGGATGAAGACATTAGCAATGCAAATTTGATACATATTTATGTGTAGGTAATGGATTTAAATGATGACATATTCAGTATAATGCAACTTTATGCAGGTATAAGTGCTTAAGAAGTAATTAAGAACGGTTCTTTATAACATTAATTAAAGGAACCTGAATGCCTTCAGTATCAGTGAGTTCATCTAGAAATCAGATTTGAACTGGGCGTGGCATTTACACTAGTAACTTTATTTTCCAAGAATTGAAAGATAAATCAGCTTTATttcaacatttaaattaatttcaaagaaaacctAAGCTTTTTACATCTAACATTAACACCTGATGACTGCATATTGCtccatttctctcttttacCAGCTGGTCAAAAGGTGAGATCAAACAAAATCCCTAAGCTCAGACAACCTTGTGCTTGCTTGTGGGTTTGGAAACTGACCTTAATTCCAAGCATACAGCTAGGCTGGGTTGCTGCTTGGATGTTTGGAGTTTTATTGACAGAAACAGCAATTTCTGGTGAAGTGATTTAGCAGTTTAGACTCACCCAAATATGTTTAAGGGTCCATGACGCTAAAATTTCTGAATTTGATGCAGAAACAAATTTCTTGTAAGGCGCTAATCTGTAAGAGATATAGCACAGTGGTTAACCTTCTCCAtttgaacagaacagaaatttatttattgtggATTCTAGTGGGCAAAATGCTATAAAGATGATTACTAGGTATTTTAGCTCTGTATGTGAGGAATGCATTTGGCTGAGTAAACTGTGTGGATACATTTGTGTCTGCTAAGGGAGgcagaggtttttctttttccttttcccattttcaagACCTGTGATGGTCAGAACTGGCTAGCTGGAAGCTGCAGTTTCCAGGTATGAGtaagaaaaggaagttttaagGCCTTTAATGACAAACTGCAGTTaggctttgaaaataaactgctgctgttcatgAATTTTCTGAGGGTAATAGGAAGAGCTTGGCTTGAGGGGGGTGATGGAGGAGCGTGCACAGATCTCTAGTGCCCAAGGCTGCACCTTCTACCCTCCATTTGCTGCTCCAGGagacctgagctgctgctcctcccgGGTTGTGTCCAGCCAGGCCTGGTCTCGGGTAAACCAAAGTGTCTAAGGTGACTCTTGGAAGTTATTTAGATGGCTGAACATGTCCTTCCCAAGTGAGATAGGTGAGAATAGGATTCTCAGGAACATGTGTAATGCAGCAAAGACATTTAGGGAAAGGGCCACCTCTTCACTCCTGGATACAGGAGGATCATGGAAACAGAGCTTTGGTCACACACTACGTGATGGAGGACCAAGAGGAAGCAGCATGTGAATAGTCTCTACTGACAGGACTTTTCTCTCAGAAGAAAAGGCCTGACGGGTGTCATTTGATGTGCATAGGTCAGGGATTACTAAAATGTTGCCAGGTTTTCctgtactgaagccctgcttttaTTGAGGAGTGGAGGTGGTAAACTTGCTTTAGTGATGCTATATTCACATTCCTCTAGGCACAACTGTTGGAAACTTCAGGCCTGCTGTATTTGTTAGTAACAGCTGATTAAATATTGTGGTTAAATATCTAGTTTAATATATTGATGCTATCATATAGTTTAATATTTTGtgattgcaggaaaaaaatgctttggaaataaatatgaatgGCTGAGATTTTGCtatgttttgaaacaaatgtaTGAAccctttgggttttgttgtttgttttatttgtgtttttgttttgtttgtttggttgggttttttttaccattgtaccattgtttctttttaatattaaagtgaATGAATGTATTTCCCCATTGCCAGGGAAAGACAGCTTTGGTATTTTTATAATGTCCTTTTCTGATTCAGTCTTGGTTTTTACAttgtgctttgggttttgctAGATAATAAACAGAGTGGGTCTGATTCcttgggaaataaaatacacaaaactgaTGTAGTGCTGACTTCCAAGACTTGCTTATACGAAGTTTCCTGAAGCAAATAGATATTTCAAAAGCTGGTCTTGAAATGTATATTCATCTCTGAGATGAAGAGAAAAGATTGTGGAGCAAATAATCCACCACTAAGATGCAGCCAAGGGAATATATTTATGGCAAAAATGACGACttagcaaaacatttcattataaCAGAAAGATGAATTAGACAGGTTTTGAGACAAATAAATGCATGCAGTCATCAGTCCTGATATGCAGAGACAAAGCTCTATGTGAGGGACATTTAAGATTAAATGAGTTTATGCTAAAAAATGTTACAACTCTCCTGCAAATCAGTGTGAGGACTCACAAAGTCAGAAATGGGAGATTGATTGTGTTCTGATTGACTGTAACCATCCTTTTGAAAAAGGCACAAGAGGTCTTTTCAGGGGAGTCCTGCGTCATCTGTGAAAACTGGGACAGGGCTGGCCCACCAAATAAACAATTCCTTTCCTTTATATCTGGTATGGAAATGCTCTCTGACTTAcacacttttctttcctgatttgaGCCTCAGAGACTGAGTAAGACTAACTTGACATTTTATGACTACTTTaagaaacaaagagcaaaagaaaacaagaaataccCTGATAAGGGTTGgacattttcagctgaaaaggtCTGTGTCAGTGCTTCTAGCATTCAGCTTccacacacagaaaatgttcCAGCTGTCAATGaggacaaacaaaaaatattcaaaagcacaaagatttcattttttagcAACATCAAGGAACAGAACTGGCTAGGGAAAGGGTTGTGACAGCAGTATTAACAAGCCATGTACACCTGCagagttttctcatttccaaGGATCAGAATGGATTGAAGCCAGTGTGACCTCTGTGATGATATAATCAATtgcattattattaaaataattaaaggaaaaagagaaaatactatATTGAACTCAGCTGTTTGTACCAGAAGAACAGCAGAACACAAAAGGTTACCTGAGATTGTCATCGCCATACTTCCAgccctttaaaaatgaaagaatgagCTAATTTTACCATTaggctttttattcttttatctAGTCATTTTCCTGTCCCTCCAAAAAGGCTTCCTGCTTGAATGTGTCACAATCTGAAGTGTGAAATTTTGAGGCATTATAGAAAAGTAAACTTTACTGTGCCTCTACTTTCTGTTACCAGCCAGCTCAAGCAGCAAGCTGAACAGTGCTGATGCAGAGACTTGGTATCAAAGTGACACTGCTCTTCACAGTGCCTCCTTCACCTGGGCTCTGCAAACCAGAACAAATCTTGCTGATAAAACGAGCTTTAAGAAGTGTCATTTTAATGAAGGATTCTGGATCTGTCTGTTATCCAGGAGTGCTCACTGTTTGAGTTGTAATGGTTGCTGCAGTGACTAGGGGAGCAAAGCTGGAGAACCTGGATGCAGCTCTCTGCTCTGAAGTGGGAACTGACTGAATTGTCCCAAGATGTTTGAACTATTTATTGTTCATCCTAATGCATGTACACTTCCCTTGACCCAATAATTTCTGAACACTACCTGTGTACCAATCACTAGAGATTAATTTATCATGCAGCtcctttcagcatttctttttttaaaatttagacaTTGCCCTtcatttaaacaacaaaaacagaGCTCACAGCAATTCAACTGACAAAACCAACACCTTTGTGTGAGAAAGGTGCTTCAAAAGTAGAAACCACAAACCCATCAAGTTCTGTTCCCTGCATCAGCATCAGTCAAACTGAATAATACATTAAGCCTGCAAATCTCTGTTGCCCGCTTCTGCCACAGACCTTAATCTGTGGTCTTTGTCTCAGTTACCGTGAAGTAGTCCCTGATTGCCAAATGACAAAGATGATGAGTACATTAGTGTTTCAGCTTCTGTCTGATGGATGAGTGACTGACAGAATGATAAGCAATGTTTATTCATTCAGAGTTTCCACTGTAATGCCAGATGGTGCTGGGAGATAGAAAATAATCTCTAGACCCCAACAAACATTGCCTCACATACTGTCACATTCATTCTGAATTTAGCAAAAATTGGCAACATAAACTCCACATGTTGAAGAAAAGTATATTGTTATCTAAGTAATTTTGTGAGGCCAAATTTCACAGGCTAGTCTGAGTCCTGGTCGCTCACTGGTACACCCAAAATGTGCGTGTGGCTTGTGGCTGGCCACAGGGTTTTCTTACACCAGCCtagtggctgcagcagccctgatGGGGAGATGCAGGGAAGGCCAATGCTGGTGCCAGAGCTCCTGCCCACAGCTCCAGGACAGAGGGCACACCATGGTGGGCTGCCTTTGCAGGGGTCTAAAGGAAGAACACGCTCCTTCCCTCATCTAAACATCTacttgtggtgggttgaccttggctggcagccagatgcccacccagacgctctctctccccccccctccttcccctgctccggTGTGCTCCCTGCGAGGGCTGCAGGGGATCCCCGCTgggcacctcctcccctcctgccctctcccctcgGGGCCGGCCGGGCTGTTCCTGACCCGTTCCCCCTCAGCgccggcagcgctgccctcCCTCACGCAGGTTTCCCCACGGCCATGGCGGCCATGGTGGAACTGGCTGGAAGCGGCTGTGcctggcatggggcagccccagctgctccccacagcGGCCACCCCCGTCCCCCTTGGCAGACCCTCGGCACCCGCTGCTGGTACAGCTGCACTGCAGGTTTCCTGCCGGGGTGCAGCAGcgaggggcagctgggggccATCGGGGCAGTGCCGTGCCCTACTCCCACCCAGACCTCACGCCGCAGCCCCCAGCAAGGTGAGCTGGTCTGGGCCGATGGTGGTGACCGGAGTGGTGACTGGGTCCGGCCATCACCTGGTGCCACTGCAGCCCCAGGCCTGGCTGGGATGGCAGCCCTCAGCGTGAGGCAGCATTGGAAGGGGACTGGGCTGCAGCCACATTGTGTGGCAGAACCGTGTCAGAGCTGGCCTTGGGCACTGGCAGCCAGACCCTGGAGGGAGTGGAAAAGGTTGTAGAGCCTCTTGGTGCACTGTCCTGACATTTCCCATCCGTAACAGTCTAACCCAGGTGCCTTGTGTTTGGGCCTGGAAATCTCCTGGAGTCCTCCTGCCCTTTGGGCCAGCCACAGCCGGCCAGGATGGGAGCAGTAAGTGCAATCGAGAggggtgctgctctgcacagcGCCGGGGGGAATGCTCTGATGAGATGACCAGCTCATGCCATGGaggagcacagctgctgctcgCACTCTGTACACTCTGTCTGCAGCagatgcctgtgctgctgcgCTGGGACATGCCTTCTCTCCAACACTGTTTGCCCCTGTTTTCCAAGTCTGCTTCTGTGCATGTCTCTTcaagcagcaaaatgcagtgaTTATCAAAGTGATTATCAAGAAATGGAATTTGTGGAGTAAGCAACTCAGTTTGCTGAGGGATGCGTGCAAGGCGATGAAGTGTTGTTTAATACAGGCAGCAAAAAGCACTAACCTGTCTCTGAGAAGAGTGGCAGTGACTTCCTCTCCCTGGGCTTACCACACCTATTACCTGGTTTGTGTGCCACCCAAAAAGCTGTTTGACACGGCGCAATTTGGAGACACTCTACTGCCAAGAGCTAATTACATGCTAATCTTTCTTTGAGTGGTACCTATGCCAAATCAAGAGAGACTGAGCATtcctgtgtcctggtttcagctaggatagagttaattttcttcgtAATAGTTGGTAGTGCTGTGTTTAGGATTTAGCATAAGAATAATTTTGATAACACAATGATAGTTTTAGTTGTCActaagtagtgtttatactTTCAAGAACTTTACACCTTCTCAtgccctgccagggagaaggctggaggggcaaaAAAGGTTGGGAGGgaacagagccaggacagctgagctgaagtggctaaagggatattccacaccatacaacatcatgctcagtatataacctggggggagctggctggggcctGCCAGTTGCTGTtgagggactggctgggcatcagtcagtgggtggtgagcaattgtattgtgcatcattcagattttttcttgttttttgttCCCTTGaattttacttctctttctctttttactatcttccttttcatcatcatcatcatcatcatcatctctattattattattatttatattactattactactattattttactgtatttccattattaaactgttcttatctcaacccatggcttttacctttttcccagcAGGAAAGGTGGGGGTGTGAGTGAGCgctgcatggtacttagctactggctggggttaaaccacgcCACTGTGTAATACACTCTTTGTAAACCTATGGTTCACCTGGCCTTACAGTACTAGCATGTGGTTTCAGATCAATAACATTTCATACAG
Proteins encoded:
- the LOC119143630 gene encoding claudin-8-like, which codes for MACCVLQITGLIFGGVGMVGTLAATVMPQWRVSAYIDGNIVVFETIWEGLWMDCISQLGIRLQCKFYDSVLALPPPLEVFRALMCIAVVLSIISFLMAIVGVKYTHRTKEDPRGISIFILAAGVTFLLTGILVLIPVSWTGGSIIRDFYDPEVPMPLKRELGAALYVGWVSTVLLIAAGAMYCSFWCWAGTSSKSRYPSLSRQRLHKPDLAGGPSLSVHAYV